In Pseudomonas saudiphocaensis, one DNA window encodes the following:
- a CDS encoding BON domain-containing protein, translating into MKPLRPHLFALALCVAASGCSSVLTATRDGPIDDNRGTRTIGSKIDDSLIETKAAVNIAKAHPDLGNASHIVVASYNGVVLLAGQTPRSELKQAAEQAASSVQRVKRVHNELQVLQPSSALARSNDSWLTTKIKAQMLANQDVPGSRIKVITENGIVYLLGLVTRQEGNRATSVVQSVSGVQRIVKLFEYID; encoded by the coding sequence ATGAAACCACTGCGTCCCCATCTGTTCGCACTCGCCTTGTGCGTCGCTGCCAGCGGCTGCAGCTCGGTGCTGACCGCCACCCGCGACGGCCCCATTGACGACAACCGGGGCACCCGCACCATCGGCAGCAAAATCGACGACTCGCTGATCGAAACCAAGGCTGCAGTGAACATCGCCAAAGCCCATCCGGACCTGGGCAACGCCTCGCACATTGTCGTGGCCAGTTACAACGGCGTGGTACTGCTCGCAGGCCAGACGCCGCGCAGCGAACTGAAGCAGGCTGCCGAACAGGCTGCCAGCTCGGTTCAGCGCGTCAAGCGTGTGCATAACGAACTGCAAGTGCTGCAGCCTTCGTCCGCCCTGGCGCGTAGCAACGATTCCTGGCTGACCACCAAAATCAAAGCCCAGATGCTGGCCAATCAGGACGTTCCCGGTTCGCGCATCAAGGTCATCACGGAAAACGGCATCGTCTACCTGCTGGGGCTCGTCACCCGCCAGGAAGGCAACCGCGCGACAAGCGTGGTGCAGAGCGTTTCCGGCGTACAGCGCATCGTCAAGCTGTTCGAATACATCGATTAA
- a CDS encoding YraN family protein encodes MSSTESQTSGRQAEDRALRHLEQHGLRLLKRNWLCRSGELDLVMLDGDTVVFIEVRYRRHSAWGGALESIDRRKQEKLVRAAQLFLQKESRWSNHPCRFDAVAIEASSNTVTPNWIRNAFEA; translated from the coding sequence TTGAGCAGTACTGAGAGCCAGACCAGCGGGCGCCAGGCAGAAGACCGGGCGCTCCGTCATCTGGAGCAGCACGGCCTGCGTCTGTTAAAGCGCAACTGGCTGTGCCGTAGCGGCGAGCTTGATCTAGTCATGCTCGATGGCGATACAGTAGTATTCATCGAAGTTCGCTACAGACGGCACAGCGCCTGGGGTGGCGCCCTGGAAAGCATCGACAGACGCAAGCAAGAGAAGCTGGTTCGCGCAGCTCAGCTGTTTCTGCAGAAAGAAAGCCGCTGGTCCAACCATCCATGCCGCTTCGATGCGGTAGCAATCGAAGCGTCCAGCAATACAGTCACACCCAACTGGATCCGCAATGCGTTCGAAGCCTGA
- a CDS encoding UDP-N-acetylmuramoyl-L-alanyl-D-glutamate--2,6-diaminopimelate ligase, protein MPMPLNQLLPQADSATLIRELTLDSRKVRPGDLFLAVPGLQQDGRGHIADAISRGAAAVAFEAEGAQPMSAEGAELVPVRNLAEQLSAIAGRFYGEPSRGLHVVGVTGTNGKTSVSHLIAQALDRFGERSGIIGTLGTGFHGELELGLHTTPDAIGVQANLANLRAQGARAVAMEVSSHGLAQGRVEALAFDVAVFTNLSRDHLDYHGSMEAYGEVKARLFKWPGLGCRVINLDDAFGRTLAAEKGKSRLITYSLENPDAYLYCPEAQLDDDGIRARIVTPQGERSLRSPLLGRFNLSNILATIGALLGMDYPLDEILAVLPKLEGPAGRMQRLGGGDKPLVVVDYAHTPDALEKVLGALRGHTRGQLVCLFGCGGDRDRGKRALMAEVAERLADQVLVTDDNPRNEDPQQILDEIRTGFAAPEKVTFKPGRAEAIASCIAGCGLDDVVLLAGKGHENYQEIKGERLPFSDLEQAEQALSAWEMAHA, encoded by the coding sequence ATGCCAATGCCGTTGAACCAATTGTTGCCCCAGGCCGATAGCGCCACGCTGATTCGTGAGCTGACTCTGGACAGCCGCAAGGTGCGTCCTGGCGATCTGTTTCTGGCCGTGCCCGGCTTGCAGCAGGATGGCCGTGGGCACATCGCCGATGCGATTTCCCGCGGCGCGGCAGCCGTCGCCTTCGAGGCCGAAGGCGCGCAGCCGATGAGCGCCGAAGGTGCCGAACTGGTGCCGGTACGCAATCTTGCCGAACAGCTGTCGGCGATCGCCGGGCGCTTCTACGGTGAGCCCAGTCGCGGTCTGCACGTGGTCGGCGTGACCGGGACCAACGGCAAGACCAGCGTCAGTCACCTGATTGCCCAAGCGCTGGATCGCTTTGGCGAGCGCAGTGGCATCATCGGTACGCTGGGCACCGGTTTTCACGGTGAGCTGGAGCTGGGGCTACACACTACGCCGGACGCCATTGGCGTGCAGGCCAACCTGGCCAATCTGCGTGCGCAGGGCGCGCGGGCCGTAGCGATGGAAGTATCGTCCCACGGGCTGGCGCAAGGGCGAGTCGAAGCTCTGGCGTTCGATGTTGCGGTATTTACCAACCTCTCGCGTGACCACCTCGATTACCACGGCTCGATGGAAGCCTATGGCGAGGTCAAGGCCAGGCTGTTCAAGTGGCCGGGTCTGGGTTGCCGAGTGATCAATCTGGATGACGCATTTGGTCGCACGCTGGCAGCGGAAAAGGGCAAGTCACGCCTGATTACCTACAGCCTGGAAAATCCTGACGCCTATCTTTATTGCCCCGAGGCGCAGCTGGATGACGATGGCATCCGCGCGCGGATCGTCACGCCCCAAGGCGAGCGTTCACTCCGCAGCCCGCTGCTGGGACGTTTCAATCTCAGCAATATCCTGGCGACCATCGGCGCGTTGCTGGGAATGGATTATCCGCTGGACGAGATTCTCGCTGTTCTGCCCAAACTCGAAGGCCCGGCTGGACGCATGCAGCGGTTGGGCGGCGGCGACAAGCCGCTGGTGGTCGTCGATTACGCCCATACCCCCGATGCTTTGGAAAAGGTTCTCGGCGCGTTGCGCGGACATACCCGTGGCCAGCTGGTGTGCCTGTTCGGCTGCGGCGGCGATCGCGACCGCGGCAAGCGCGCGCTGATGGCCGAAGTGGCTGAGCGCTTGGCCGACCAGGTGCTGGTGACCGATGACAATCCACGCAACGAAGACCCGCAGCAGATTCTCGACGAAATTCGTACCGGCTTCGCTGCGCCGGAAAAAGTGACCTTCAAACCGGGTCGGGCGGAGGCCATTGCAAGTTGCATTGCCGGTTGTGGCCTGGATGACGTGGTATTGCTGGCCGGCAAGGGGCACGAGAATTATCAGGAGATCAAGGGCGAGCGTTTGCCGTTCTCCGACCTCGAGCAGGCCGAGCAGGCTTTGTCTGCCTGGGAGATGGCTCATGCTTGA
- the ftsL gene encoding cell division protein FtsL has product MSRLGRAMPGGSMMLLVLFIAVLISAISVAYSAHWNRQLLNDLYAELSVRDKAQAEWGRLILEQSTWTAHSRIETLASEQLKMHVPEAADVRLVSQ; this is encoded by the coding sequence ATGAGCCGCCTGGGTCGGGCAATGCCCGGTGGCAGCATGATGCTGCTGGTGCTGTTTATCGCCGTGCTGATTTCGGCCATCTCGGTTGCCTATAGCGCGCACTGGAACCGGCAGCTGCTCAACGACCTGTACGCCGAACTCAGCGTGCGCGACAAGGCGCAGGCCGAGTGGGGTCGGCTGATCCTGGAGCAAAGCACATGGACGGCCCACAGCCGTATCGAAACGCTGGCCAGCGAACAGCTGAAAATGCATGTTCCGGAAGCGGCTGACGTCAGGCTGGTGTCCCAGTGA
- a CDS encoding phosphoheptose isomerase: MDMQSRIRQLFQASIETKQQAMNVLAPTIEQAGQVMVNALLSEGKILTCGNGGSAGDAQHFSSELLNRFERERPSLPAIALTTDSSTLTSIANDYSYNEVFSKQIRALGQPGDVLLAISTSGNSANVIQAIQAAHDREMLVVALTGRDGGGMASLLLPEDVEIRVPAKVTARIQEVHLLAIHCLCDLIDNQLFGSEE, encoded by the coding sequence ATGGATATGCAATCCCGTATACGTCAGCTTTTTCAGGCCAGCATCGAAACCAAGCAGCAAGCGATGAACGTGCTCGCGCCGACTATCGAGCAGGCTGGCCAGGTGATGGTCAACGCGCTTCTCAGCGAGGGCAAGATCCTCACTTGCGGTAACGGTGGCTCGGCCGGCGACGCCCAGCACTTCTCCTCGGAGCTGCTCAACCGTTTCGAACGCGAACGCCCGAGCCTTCCGGCGATAGCCCTGACCACCGACAGCTCCACGCTGACATCCATCGCCAACGACTACAGCTATAACGAAGTCTTCTCCAAGCAGATCCGCGCTCTCGGCCAACCGGGTGACGTGCTATTGGCAATCTCTACCAGCGGCAACTCTGCAAACGTGATTCAGGCTATCCAGGCCGCCCACGACCGCGAGATGCTGGTGGTCGCTCTTACCGGCCGCGATGGCGGCGGCATGGCCTCGCTACTGCTGCCCGAGGATGTCGAGATTCGTGTACCGGCCAAGGTCACTGCGCGCATTCAGGAAGTTCACCTGCTCGCCATCCACTGCCTGTGCGACCTGATCGACAACCAGCTGTTCGGGAGTGAAGAATGA
- a CDS encoding peptidoglycan D,D-transpeptidase FtsI family protein: MKLQGALYPWRFRIVLSLLALMVGVIAWRIVDLQVRDQAFLKGQGDARSVRHIPIPAHRGLITDRHGEPLAVSTPVTTLWGNPRELQDAQGRWDELARALGQDAGVLKQRLKEQAGREFIYLVRGLTPEQGQRVLDLKIPGVYAQEEFRRFYPAGEVAAHVVGFTDIDDRGREGMELAYEDWLAGVPGKRQVLKDRRGRLIKDVQVVQNAKAGKALALSIDLRLQYLAHSELRNVVQQFGAKAASLVMVDVHTGEVLAMANQPTYNPNNRRNLQPAAMRNRALIDVFEPGSTVKPFSIAAALATGKYTPETVINTLPGWMRIGRYTIRDVSRGGMLDLTGILMKSSNVGISKIALDIGAEPVYAVMQQAGFGQSTGLGFPGERVGNLPNHRKWRDAETAALAYGYGLSVTAVQLAHAYAMLGNEGSNVPLSLLRLDQPQAGVQVIDKDISNKVLKMLQAVVEEEGGGGSRAKVPGYHVGGKSGTAKKVSGTGGYTKDAYRAFFAGVAPVSNPRIAVVVVVDEPSEGGYYGGLVAAPVFGKVAARALRLMNITPDNLPTAAELQTAEAAKGKGGRS; the protein is encoded by the coding sequence GTGAAGCTTCAGGGGGCGCTTTACCCATGGCGTTTTCGTATCGTCCTGAGTTTGCTCGCGCTTATGGTAGGGGTTATCGCCTGGCGTATCGTCGATCTGCAGGTGCGCGATCAGGCCTTTCTCAAAGGCCAGGGCGACGCCCGCAGCGTGCGGCATATCCCTATTCCCGCCCATCGCGGGCTGATTACCGACCGACATGGCGAGCCGCTGGCCGTCAGTACGCCGGTGACCACGCTGTGGGGCAATCCACGCGAATTGCAGGATGCCCAGGGTCGCTGGGATGAGCTTGCGCGAGCGCTCGGCCAGGATGCCGGCGTGTTGAAGCAGCGCCTCAAAGAACAGGCCGGGCGTGAATTCATATATCTGGTGCGCGGCCTGACGCCCGAGCAGGGACAACGGGTGCTGGACCTGAAGATTCCTGGCGTCTACGCACAGGAAGAGTTCCGTCGCTTCTATCCGGCCGGTGAAGTCGCTGCGCATGTGGTCGGCTTTACCGATATCGACGATCGCGGCCGCGAAGGCATGGAACTGGCCTATGAAGACTGGCTGGCTGGCGTGCCTGGCAAGCGTCAGGTCCTCAAGGATCGCCGCGGCCGCCTGATCAAGGATGTGCAGGTGGTCCAGAACGCCAAGGCTGGCAAGGCCCTGGCGTTGTCCATCGACCTGCGCCTGCAGTATCTGGCGCACAGCGAGCTGCGCAACGTGGTGCAGCAGTTCGGCGCCAAGGCGGCGAGCCTGGTGATGGTCGACGTGCACACCGGCGAAGTGCTCGCCATGGCCAACCAGCCCACCTACAACCCCAACAATCGCCGTAATCTCCAGCCTGCCGCCATGCGCAACCGGGCGCTGATCGACGTGTTCGAGCCGGGTTCCACAGTCAAGCCGTTCAGCATTGCTGCGGCGCTCGCAACCGGCAAGTACACGCCGGAAACCGTGATCAATACGCTGCCGGGCTGGATGCGTATCGGCCGCTATACGATTCGCGACGTATCGCGTGGCGGCATGCTCGATCTGACCGGCATCCTGATGAAATCCAGCAACGTCGGTATCAGCAAGATCGCCCTGGATATCGGTGCCGAGCCCGTGTACGCGGTGATGCAGCAGGCCGGCTTTGGCCAGTCCACGGGCCTCGGCTTTCCCGGCGAACGTGTTGGCAATCTGCCCAACCATCGCAAGTGGCGCGACGCCGAAACCGCAGCGCTGGCCTATGGCTATGGCCTGTCGGTGACGGCCGTTCAATTGGCCCATGCATACGCCATGCTCGGCAATGAAGGTAGCAACGTTCCGCTGTCGCTACTGCGTCTGGATCAGCCGCAAGCCGGGGTTCAGGTTATCGACAAGGACATTTCCAACAAGGTACTGAAAATGCTCCAGGCGGTGGTCGAGGAGGAAGGCGGCGGTGGTTCGCGTGCCAAGGTTCCGGGCTATCACGTTGGCGGTAAAAGCGGTACCGCGAAAAAAGTCTCGGGAACCGGTGGCTACACCAAAGACGCCTATCGGGCGTTTTTCGCGGGTGTGGCGCCTGTCTCCAATCCACGCATCGCAGTGGTGGTCGTGGTCGATGAACCCAGTGAGGGCGGTTACTACGGTGGCCTCGTCGCTGCACCGGTATTTGGCAAGGTCGCAGCCCGTGCGTTGCGCCTGATGAATATCACTCCAGACAACCTGCCGACTGCGGCGGAGCTCCAGACCGCCGAAGCCGCCAAAGGCAAGGGAGGGCGAAGCTGA
- the mraZ gene encoding division/cell wall cluster transcriptional repressor MraZ, which yields MFRGANAISLDAKGRLAMPSRYRDELVSRCDGHLIITIDAVDSCLCIYPLPEWELIEAKLRELPSLHEESRRLQRLLIGNAVDLEMDGNGRVLVPPRLREHARLDKRAMLVGQLNKFSLWNEDEWNEQANADLAAIKQPGALPEALRELIL from the coding sequence GTGTTTCGCGGAGCAAACGCAATCAGTCTCGATGCCAAAGGGCGGCTAGCCATGCCCAGCCGGTATCGTGACGAGCTCGTTTCGCGTTGCGATGGCCATTTGATTATCACCATCGATGCTGTCGATTCCTGCCTGTGTATCTATCCCCTTCCCGAGTGGGAACTCATCGAAGCCAAATTGCGCGAGTTGCCATCACTGCATGAAGAGAGTCGTCGCCTTCAGCGGTTGCTGATCGGTAATGCGGTGGATCTGGAAATGGACGGCAACGGCCGTGTGCTGGTGCCGCCGCGTCTGCGAGAGCATGCGCGTTTGGACAAGCGGGCCATGCTGGTCGGTCAGCTGAACAAGTTCAGTTTGTGGAACGAAGACGAGTGGAACGAGCAGGCCAATGCGGACCTGGCTGCCATCAAACAACCCGGTGCCTTGCCGGAAGCATTGCGTGAGCTAATCCTGTGA
- a CDS encoding UDP-N-acetylmuramoyl-tripeptide--D-alanyl-D-alanine ligase codes for MLEALRLSALIAPLSAELVGDDVAFAAVSTDSRAIAPGQLFVALSGPRFDGHDYLAEVAAKGAVAALVERRVAEVGLPQLVVANTRVALGQLGALNRDAFGGPLVAITGSSGKTSVKEMLASILRAAHGADAVLATRGNLNNELGVPLTLLELAPQHQAAVIELGASGLGEIAYTVSLARPDVSLITNAGTAHVGEFGGPDKIVEAKGEILDGLTSQGIAVLNLDDAAWPVWQQRAAGKRILRFALADAEADFYSQAIGQDERGCVNFILVGPGGSMPVQLNLLGRHNVANALAAAAAAHAVGIGSELVVAGLQALQPVAGRGVAQMLGNGVRLIDDSYNANPASIRAATDVLAAFPGRTLLVLGDMGELGSWAEQSHTEVGRYAAGKVDALLAVGPLMKHAVEAFGAGGRHFADQQELIEALRLEQGNTTILIKGSRSAAMDKVVAALGASAMEKH; via the coding sequence ATGCTTGAAGCCCTGCGCTTGAGTGCACTGATCGCGCCGCTGTCTGCCGAACTGGTAGGTGATGACGTGGCCTTTGCCGCCGTCAGCACCGACAGCCGTGCGATTGCGCCAGGTCAGTTGTTCGTCGCGCTGAGCGGGCCGCGTTTCGACGGGCATGACTATCTGGCCGAAGTTGCCGCCAAGGGCGCAGTTGCTGCACTGGTCGAGCGCCGTGTCGCCGAGGTTGGGCTGCCCCAGTTGGTGGTTGCCAATACGCGTGTTGCCCTTGGCCAGCTGGGTGCATTGAATCGTGATGCCTTTGGCGGGCCATTGGTTGCCATTACCGGCTCCAGCGGCAAGACCAGCGTCAAGGAAATGCTCGCCAGCATCCTGCGCGCGGCCCATGGCGCCGATGCGGTACTGGCCACGCGCGGCAACCTGAACAACGAGCTCGGCGTGCCGCTGACCCTGCTCGAACTGGCGCCGCAGCACCAGGCCGCAGTCATCGAGCTCGGTGCCTCGGGGCTGGGTGAAATTGCATATACGGTTAGTTTGGCGCGTCCGGATGTCAGCCTGATTACCAATGCCGGGACTGCCCATGTCGGCGAGTTCGGCGGTCCGGACAAGATCGTCGAGGCCAAGGGAGAGATCCTTGATGGCCTCACCTCGCAGGGGATTGCCGTGCTCAATCTCGATGATGCGGCTTGGCCAGTATGGCAGCAGCGGGCAGCTGGCAAGCGTATCCTGCGTTTCGCACTGGCAGATGCAGAAGCCGACTTCTACTCCCAGGCCATTGGTCAGGATGAACGCGGCTGTGTGAATTTCATTCTTGTCGGCCCGGGCGGCTCGATGCCGGTGCAGTTGAATCTGCTCGGCCGGCACAACGTCGCTAACGCCCTCGCTGCAGCTGCGGCCGCCCATGCTGTGGGTATTGGGTCGGAACTTGTGGTTGCTGGTCTGCAGGCGCTGCAGCCGGTCGCCGGCCGAGGCGTAGCGCAGATGCTCGGCAACGGCGTCCGCCTGATCGACGACAGTTACAACGCCAATCCGGCTTCCATCCGGGCTGCCACTGATGTGCTGGCCGCTTTCCCCGGCCGCACCCTGCTGGTACTGGGCGATATGGGCGAGCTTGGCAGCTGGGCCGAGCAGAGCCACACCGAGGTCGGCCGCTACGCGGCTGGCAAGGTGGACGCGCTGCTGGCTGTCGGCCCCCTGATGAAGCATGCGGTCGAGGCCTTCGGTGCCGGCGGTCGACATTTTGCCGATCAGCAGGAGCTGATCGAAGCGCTGCGTCTGGAGCAGGGCAATACCACCATTCTGATCAAGGGATCACGTAGCGCCGCAATGGACAAGGTTGTCGCCGCGCTGGGTGCATCTGCCATGGAGAAACACTGA
- the rsmI gene encoding 16S rRNA (cytidine(1402)-2'-O)-methyltransferase — MTASDAVNSSAGVLYVVATPIGNLEDISARALRVLREVSLIAAEDTRHSARLMQHFGIATPLAACHEHNERDEGGRFIGRLLAGDDVALVSDAGTPLISDPGYHLVKQARAAGVRVVPVPGACALVAALCAAGLPSDRFIFEGFLPAKQGARRARLEHLREEPRTLIFYEAPHRILECLQDLEAVFGGDRPALLGRELTKTFETLKGSPLGELRAWVEADSNQQRGECVLIVGGWQAPEGDDAVSSEALRVLDLLLAEMPLKRAAALAAEITGVRKNLLYQVALTRQG, encoded by the coding sequence GTGACTGCATCAGATGCCGTGAATTCCAGCGCAGGCGTGCTCTATGTAGTTGCCACGCCCATCGGGAACCTCGAAGACATCAGTGCGCGGGCGCTGCGAGTGTTGCGCGAGGTGAGCCTGATAGCTGCGGAAGACACCCGGCACTCGGCGCGGCTCATGCAGCACTTCGGCATTGCTACGCCATTGGCGGCCTGTCACGAGCACAATGAGCGGGACGAGGGCGGACGCTTTATCGGACGCCTGCTGGCTGGGGACGATGTCGCTCTGGTGTCCGATGCCGGGACGCCGCTGATTTCCGACCCCGGCTATCACCTGGTGAAGCAGGCGCGGGCTGCGGGTGTGCGCGTCGTGCCGGTGCCGGGCGCTTGCGCATTGGTCGCAGCGCTTTGCGCAGCGGGGCTGCCCTCAGATCGTTTCATCTTTGAGGGTTTTTTGCCTGCGAAGCAGGGCGCGCGTCGTGCGCGGCTGGAGCATCTTCGAGAAGAGCCGCGAACCCTGATCTTTTACGAGGCGCCCCATCGCATTCTGGAGTGCTTGCAGGACCTGGAGGCGGTCTTCGGTGGCGATCGGCCTGCGCTGCTAGGGCGTGAGCTGACCAAGACTTTCGAGACGCTCAAGGGCTCGCCGCTGGGGGAGTTGCGCGCCTGGGTCGAGGCTGACAGCAATCAGCAGCGCGGCGAATGCGTATTAATAGTTGGTGGCTGGCAGGCGCCAGAGGGTGATGACGCAGTGAGCAGCGAGGCATTGCGCGTGCTGGATCTGCTGCTGGCGGAGATGCCGCTCAAGCGCGCCGCAGCGCTGGCCGCAGAAATCACCGGGGTGCGAAAGAATCTTCTTTATCAAGTAGCACTGACTCGCCAGGGCTGA
- a CDS encoding penicillin-binding protein activator — MMARLRPFLLICIAVILSACASSPESTLGELPRTPQASAQQLLQEADASDPAKAALLRLSAADQSIRQGNLDQARAIMEQIAIEQLPPAQQIFASTLNAELALAANDPQRALQALQHPAFERLAELPVDQQLRSQLARAQAFEAADQPLAAARERTFIAPLLSGDAASENHQKIWSLVSSLPSSQLQPVADQDLSGWLSLAAALKQSATLAQQQQAIDNWVQQNPGHPAALQLPDALVALRELADRPLSHIALLLPMDGPLASVARALRDGFLAAHLEAGQDLKIELFDSTRISSMDAFYQQAAASGVELVVGPLDKALVRQLADREQLPITTLALNYSDADQNQPPQLFQFGLAAEDEAREVARRAWDDGHRSAIALTPRGEWGNRVLDAFRRQWQELGGTLLAAEPLAEPVALANQIADLLHVRSGGSSSSSLQEQPTRRQDVDFLFLAATPQQAQQVKPTLIFQYAGDLPVYATSHLHAATDNRSQYLDLEGIRFTETPWLLDSHLPLRQQIESKWPQARGSLGRLYAMGADAYLLAPRLNQLLALPETQLDGLSGTLSLTPGQRIERRLPWAEFRDGSVQPLGETQLEQY, encoded by the coding sequence ATGATGGCCCGCTTACGTCCGTTTCTCTTGATCTGCATTGCCGTCATCCTGTCGGCCTGTGCCAGCTCGCCCGAATCCACTCTCGGTGAACTGCCTCGCACACCCCAGGCTTCGGCCCAGCAGCTGTTGCAAGAAGCCGACGCCAGCGACCCGGCCAAGGCCGCACTACTACGCCTTTCCGCCGCCGACCAGAGCATTCGCCAGGGCAACCTCGACCAGGCCCGCGCAATCATGGAGCAGATTGCCATCGAGCAACTGCCGCCAGCACAACAGATCTTCGCCAGCACTTTGAACGCTGAGCTGGCACTCGCCGCCAACGACCCACAGCGTGCGCTGCAGGCCCTGCAACATCCTGCGTTCGAGCGCCTTGCAGAATTGCCGGTCGATCAGCAATTGCGCAGCCAGTTGGCCCGCGCACAAGCATTCGAAGCCGCGGACCAGCCTCTTGCGGCAGCCCGCGAGCGGACCTTCATCGCGCCCCTGCTGAGCGGTGACGCCGCATCGGAGAACCACCAGAAGATCTGGTCACTGGTATCGAGTCTGCCGAGCAGCCAGCTGCAACCCGTTGCCGACCAGGACCTGTCCGGCTGGCTGTCGCTGGCAGCGGCACTCAAACAATCCGCTACGCTGGCTCAACAGCAACAAGCCATCGACAACTGGGTGCAGCAGAACCCAGGCCACCCTGCAGCACTACAACTGCCTGATGCGCTGGTAGCACTGCGCGAACTGGCTGATCGCCCACTGTCACATATCGCTCTCCTACTGCCCATGGACGGTCCGCTGGCCAGTGTCGCCCGCGCCCTGCGAGACGGTTTTCTGGCCGCCCACCTGGAGGCAGGCCAAGACCTGAAAATCGAGCTGTTCGACAGCACTCGCATCTCCTCCATGGACGCCTTCTACCAGCAGGCCGCAGCCTCTGGCGTCGAGCTGGTGGTAGGCCCGCTGGACAAGGCGCTGGTGCGCCAACTGGCTGACCGGGAACAGCTCCCGATCACTACCCTGGCGCTCAACTACAGCGATGCAGATCAAAATCAGCCACCGCAATTGTTTCAGTTCGGCCTGGCTGCCGAGGACGAAGCACGTGAAGTGGCACGCCGCGCCTGGGACGACGGCCATCGCAGTGCCATCGCCCTGACCCCTCGCGGCGAATGGGGCAATCGCGTACTGGATGCCTTCCGTCGTCAATGGCAGGAACTGGGCGGCACGCTGCTTGCCGCCGAGCCACTGGCTGAACCCGTCGCCCTTGCCAATCAGATCGCCGACCTGCTCCATGTGCGCAGCGGCGGCAGCTCCAGCAGCAGCCTGCAAGAACAGCCCACACGCCGCCAGGACGTCGACTTCCTGTTTCTTGCCGCCACCCCGCAGCAGGCCCAGCAGGTCAAACCCACCCTGATCTTCCAGTACGCCGGCGACCTTCCGGTATACGCCACCTCCCACCTGCATGCCGCAACGGACAATCGCAGCCAGTACCTGGACCTTGAAGGCATTCGTTTCACCGAAACGCCCTGGCTGCTGGATTCCCACCTTCCCCTGCGCCAACAGATCGAAAGCAAATGGCCACAAGCACGCGGCAGCCTCGGGCGACTCTATGCCATGGGCGCCGACGCCTATCTGCTGGCGCCCCGCTTGAATCAGCTGCTGGCACTTCCAGAAACACAACTGGACGGCCTCTCCGGAACATTGAGCCTGACACCCGGACAGCGAATCGAGCGTCGCCTTCCGTGGGCCGAGTTCCGCGACGGCAGCGTCCAGCCCCTCGGGGAAACGCAGCTTGAGCAGTACTGA
- the rsmH gene encoding 16S rRNA (cytosine(1402)-N(4))-methyltransferase RsmH produces MSQTSYKHVTVLLDEAVAALAVRANGRYLDGTFGRGGHSRLLLQQLGSDGQLLGFDKDPLAIATGQALAADDGRFVVVQRSFAELGDEVAQRGWTGTLDGILLDLGVSSPQLDDPERGFSFLNDGPLDMRMNPDQGISAAEWIASASEEDIARVFKDYGEERFAKRMARAVVQRRQEKSFERTADLAQVLTDANPAWEKGKNPATRAFQGLRIFINNELGDLERGLEAALEALAVGGRLVVISFHSLEDRIVKQFMRRHAKGEADTLPRDLPIIPEKFIPRLKLVSKPQYASAEEVKANPRSRSAVMRVAEKLR; encoded by the coding sequence GTGAGCCAGACCAGCTATAAGCATGTGACCGTGTTGCTCGACGAGGCCGTCGCGGCTCTCGCCGTGCGCGCGAACGGTCGCTATCTGGATGGCACCTTCGGGCGAGGGGGGCATAGTCGGCTGCTCTTGCAGCAGCTAGGCTCTGATGGCCAATTGCTGGGATTCGACAAGGATCCGCTGGCAATAGCTACGGGTCAAGCACTGGCGGCCGATGATGGCCGCTTTGTCGTTGTACAAAGAAGTTTTGCCGAATTGGGTGACGAAGTCGCACAGCGCGGCTGGACCGGCACTCTCGACGGCATTCTGCTGGATCTTGGCGTATCGTCGCCGCAGCTGGATGATCCGGAGCGCGGTTTCAGTTTCCTCAATGACGGTCCTCTGGATATGCGCATGAATCCCGATCAGGGCATCAGTGCCGCTGAGTGGATCGCCAGTGCGTCGGAAGAGGATATTGCTCGGGTTTTCAAGGACTACGGCGAAGAGCGCTTCGCCAAGCGCATGGCCCGTGCCGTAGTGCAGCGTCGGCAGGAAAAGTCATTCGAGCGCACGGCCGACTTGGCGCAGGTGCTGACGGACGCCAATCCCGCTTGGGAAAAGGGCAAGAATCCTGCGACCCGTGCTTTTCAGGGGCTGCGTATTTTTATCAACAATGAGCTCGGCGACCTGGAGCGCGGCCTGGAGGCCGCACTCGAGGCTCTTGCAGTGGGTGGTCGGCTGGTCGTGATCAGTTTCCATTCGCTGGAAGATCGCATCGTCAAGCAGTTCATGCGGCGTCATGCCAAGGGCGAGGCAGATACCCTGCCGCGCGATCTGCCGATCATTCCGGAAAAATTCATCCCGCGCCTGAAGCTTGTCAGCAAGCCGCAATACGCCTCTGCCGAAGAGGTCAAGGCTAACCCCCGATCGCGCAGTGCGGTGATGCGCGTTGCGGAGAAGTTGCGATGA